The proteins below come from a single Deinococcus carri genomic window:
- a CDS encoding M15 family metallopeptidase codes for MSTAQDRDPNHLHQLYRTPLEHWLADARAWGKPRGIEVCVYETFRTAERQAWLYAQGRTRPGPVVTYTLDSSHEYGLAADWVPLRLVGERWVQDWSHATYNAIYAAVPPARYGLETFPWERPHLQLAGVNGPKQNISGSVWAAAHGIRANVIVGSIWPLRDAPVTAARPPSTTPASTTRRRVFLRGQDGKNTTMDVPAVVYGGQLITRLEDGRVQVGTSILTVYQDGALQLDRAKT; via the coding sequence ATGAGCACCGCACAGGACCGTGACCCCAACCACCTCCACCAGCTCTACCGCACACCCCTCGAACACTGGCTGGCCGACGCCCGTGCCTGGGGCAAGCCGCGAGGAATAGAGGTCTGCGTCTACGAGACCTTCCGGACCGCCGAGCGGCAGGCCTGGCTCTACGCCCAGGGCCGCACCCGGCCCGGCCCGGTCGTCACCTATACGCTCGACTCCTCGCACGAGTACGGCCTGGCGGCCGACTGGGTGCCGCTGCGACTGGTGGGGGAGCGGTGGGTGCAGGACTGGAGCCACGCGACCTACAACGCCATCTACGCCGCGGTGCCGCCCGCGAGGTACGGGCTGGAGACGTTTCCCTGGGAGCGCCCGCACCTCCAGCTCGCGGGCGTGAACGGCCCGAAGCAGAACATCAGCGGCAGCGTCTGGGCCGCCGCCCACGGCATCCGCGCCAACGTCATCGTGGGGAGCATCTGGCCCCTCCGGGATGCGCCGGTGACGGCGGCCCGCCCCCCGAGTACCACGCCCGCCAGCACCACCCGTCGCCGCGTGTTCCTGCGCGGCCAGGATGGGAAAAACACCACGATGGACGTTCCGGCCGTGGTGTACGGCGGGCAGCTCATCACCCGGCTGGAGGACGGCCGGGTGCAGGTGGGCACGTCCATCCTCACCGTCTATCAGGACGGCGCGCTGCAACTCGACCGCGCGAAGACCTGA